The following is a genomic window from Capnocytophaga stomatis.
TTTTTTCGGAAAATGACTTTTTTAATCTGAAATCTTCTGAAATTTATAAAGATTTACAGAATTTGTCGCCAATAATTAAAGATTTGTTGTTTGTTCTTGATGTTTATGTAAGAAATACAAATTATTTAACTATCCGACCTATTGATGAATATTCCTTTTTGGAATTAAATCAGAGAGCTAAGAACGAAATTCTTTCTTTTGAGTTGAATATTCCTCGTCCGCTTATGATTAGATTTTCAGCATCTAAAATCGTTGTGCTTGAAGGAGATGAAATTGAACTGAGCTGGAAGGTAAAAAATGCTTCTAAAGTTTATCTTTTGGAAAATGAACAGGAAGTTAATTCGTTCAAAAACAATGACTTTGAAAGTATTTCAGAAAAATTGGTTCCTTTAAGAGGAAAAGTTCGTAAAAAAATGACTAAAAGCACGTTGTTTACCCTTTTGCCTGTTCCGATTCAAAATTCTGAAAATCAAACAGAAAATTTAAAAACAATTGAAATAGAAGTTTATCCAAGACCTGAAATCATTAATTTTAAGCCAAATAAATGTCACGTAACTTGCGGAGAAATAATTACTTTGGCTTGGAACATCAAAAATGGAATGAAAGCCTACATTTGGTCTGGCGGGATTTGTAACACGGTTAAAAATAAAGCTGAAATCACAATCAATTTAACGAAAACTACCAAATATAAACTTGAAGTAATTGCTCTTGATAACGAAACAAAATTTGAAAAGGAGATTGAAATAGCAGTACATCATAAAGTCCAAATAATTAATTTTGAGCTGATTTTAGGAGACGCATCAAAAAAAGAAGCTCCCACAAAACTTCGTTGGAATGTGATGAATGCTTCTGAAATTATTTTGAAATCTGACAAGGAGCCTGACCAAGATGTATCAAACCTTAAAGAAATAATCATAAATCCAACTAAGAAAACAAAATATTGGATTGAAGCCAAAAATAAATGTTTCAGTGCGGAAAGCCAAAAAATAAGTGTTGATGTTCAGACTTCTATTGTGAAAAAAATGACAAATTTTTTCAGTAAATAAAGTTTGTAGAATCCATCGTTTCAATTCCTATTTCATTCTATTTCAAAAAAATGCCTATTTTTGTGGCGAAAATTAAATTAAAATGACAGAAAAAAATCATTACAAAGGTCTTTCAGATGCACAAGTGCTTGAAAACCGTCAA
Proteins encoded in this region:
- a CDS encoding protein kinase domain-containing protein, with amino-acid sequence MQNIITSIKNLEKFLKVPDLQGAVAVKKENGQPFCYTGGFNMVFKLEHQGKKWAFRVWHTPYGEKERFQAISNYLNSRKLPYFGEFFYDSRGLLVNGVLHDTIRMEWVDGQLLKDYLKENLYDKEKLLDFAGKFMQMVKTLHENKISHGDLQHGNILIDSNNNISLIDYDSICIPETEGQEEVVSGLKGYQHPSRFDAKKSSLTTDYFSELIVYLSVLAIIENPDLWEKYRLEESEYLLFSENDFFNLKSSEIYKDLQNLSPIIKDLLFVLDVYVRNTNYLTIRPIDEYSFLELNQRAKNEILSFELNIPRPLMIRFSASKIVVLEGDEIELSWKVKNASKVYLLENEQEVNSFKNNDFESISEKLVPLRGKVRKKMTKSTLFTLLPVPIQNSENQTENLKTIEIEVYPRPEIINFKPNKCHVTCGEIITLAWNIKNGMKAYIWSGGICNTVKNKAEITINLTKTTKYKLEVIALDNETKFEKEIEIAVHHKVQIINFELILGDASKKEAPTKLRWNVMNASEIILKSDKEPDQDVSNLKEIIINPTKKTKYWIEAKNKCFSAESQKISVDVQTSIVKKMTNFFSK